A section of the Salmo trutta chromosome 4, fSalTru1.1, whole genome shotgun sequence genome encodes:
- the LOC115192842 gene encoding creatine kinase U-type, mitochondrial produces MANNFARILSGKRNVGIMSLVGAGSLTAAFLLNREHVTAGAQVRRVYPASAEYPDLRKHNNCMASHLTPAIYAKLVDKATPNGYTLDQAIQTGVDNPGHPFIKTVGMVAGDEESYEVFADLLDPVIKERHNGYDPQTMTHPTDLDSSKLKSGKFDERYVLSSRVRTGRSIRGLSLPPACTRAERREVEKVVVDALAGLKGDLAGTYYSLTHMTDQEQQQLIDDHFLFDKPVSPLLTCSGMARDWPDARGIWHNNTKTFLIWINEEDHTRVISMEKGGNMKRVFDRFCTGLKEVERLIQEKGWEFMWNERLGYILTCPSNLGTGLRAGVHVNLPKLSKDPRFTKILDNLRLQKRGTGGVDTAAVGSTFDISNLDRLGQSEVQLVQTVVDGVNYLIECEKKLEKGQDIKIPPPIRK; encoded by the exons ATGGCGAACAACTTTGCCAGAATTTTGTCCGGCAAACGGAATGTGGGTATTATGTCATTAGTTGGAGCCGGGTCTTTGACAGCGGCCTTTCTGCTCAACCGTGAACATGTCACCGCCGGAGCGCAAGTACGGAGAGTGTACCCTGCCAG TGCGGAGTACCCGGACCTGCGCAAGCACAACAACTGCATGGCCAGCCACCTGACACCTGCCATCTATGCCAAGCTGGTGGACAAGGCCACGCCCAACGGCTACACTCTGGACCAGGCCATCCAGACTGGCGTGGACAACCCCGGGCACCCCTTCATCAAGACCGTGGGCATGgtggcaggggacgaggagtcCTATGAG GTGTTTGCAGACCTCCTTGACCCGGTCATCAAGGAGAGGCACAATGGCTACGACCCTCAGACTATGACCCATCCCACCGACTTGGACTCCAGCAAG CTCAAGTCGGGCAAATTCGACGAGCGCTACGTGCTGTCGTCGCGGGTCAGGACGGGCCGTAGCATCAGGGGACTGAGCCTGCCCCCGGCGTGTACCCGGGCAGAGCGCCGGGAGGTAGAGAAGGTGGTGGTGGACGCCCTGGCTGGCCTGAAGGGGGACCTGGCGGGGACATATTACAGCCTCACCCACATGACAGaccaggagcagcagcagctcaTTGAC GACCACTTCCTGTTCGATAAACCCGTGTCCCCTCTGCTGACCTGTTCGGGGATGGCCCGCGATTGGCCAGATGCACGTGGTATCTG GCATAACAACACGAAGACCTTCCTGATCTGGATCAATGAAGAGGATCACACCAGAGTCATCTCTATGGAGAAGGGAGGCAACATGAAGAGAGTGTTTGACCGCTTCTGCACAGGCCTGAAAGag GTGGAGAGGCTGATCCAGGAGAAAGGCTGGGAGTTCATGTGGAATGAGAGACTGGGCTACATCCTCACGTGCCCCTCTAACCTGGGCACTGGGCTCCGTGCTGGAGTACACGTCAACCTGCCCAAGCTCAGCAAG GACCCCCGCTTCACTAAGATCCTGGACAACCTGCGTCTGCAGAAGAGAGGAACCGGGGGAGTGGACACTGCAGCCGTGGGAAGCACCTTCGACATCTCCAACCTGGACAGACTGGGCCAGTCAGAG GTCCAGCTAGTGCAGACGGTGGTGGACGGCGTCAACTACTTGATCGAATGCGAGAAGAAGCTGGAGAAGGGTCAGGACATCAAGATCCCTCCGCCGATCAGGAAGTag